The proteins below are encoded in one region of Megalops cyprinoides isolate fMegCyp1 chromosome 14, fMegCyp1.pri, whole genome shotgun sequence:
- the hacd2 gene encoding very-long-chain (3R)-3-hydroxyacyl-CoA dehydratase 2, with amino-acid sequence MAAPAMGTTRAAHNDVSQKRKRGPGALATAYLVIYNVIMTAGWLVIAVGLVRAYLAKGSYHGLYYSIEKPLKFFQTGALLEILHCAVGIVPSSVVLTGFQVMSRVFLTWAVTHSVREVQNEDSVLLFVVAWTITEIIRYSFYTFSLLNHLPYLIKWARYTLFIVLYPMGVTGELLTIYAALPYVQKTGLYSVTLPNKYNFSFDYHTFLILTMVSYIPLFPQLYFHMMRQRKKVLGHVEEYSKVE; translated from the exons ATGGCAGCACCTGCTATGGGGACGACAAGAGCGGCTCACAATGATGTGAGCCAGAAGCGAAAGCGGGGACCGGGGGCACTCGCAACCGCGTATTTGGTTATATATAACGTTATCATGACAGCTGG GTGGCTGGTTATTGCTGTGGGACTGGTGCGGGCATATCTTGCCAAAGGCAGCTATCACGGCCTGTACTATTCCATAGAGAAGCCCCTCAAGTTCTTCCAAACTGGGGCACTCCTGGAG ATATTACACTGTGCTGTTG GCATCGTCCCATCTTCAGTGGTCCTGACGGGATTCCAGGTGATGTCCCGAGTGTTTCTCACCTGGGCTGTGACACATAGTGTGAGAGAG GTTCAGAATGAAGACAGCGTCCTCCTGTTTGTGGTCGCTTGGACCATAACCGAGATCATCCGCTACTCTTTCTACACCTTCAGTCTGCTCAATCATCTGCCATACCTCATTAAGTGGGCAAG GTACACCCTCTTCATTGTGCTGTACCCCATGGGTGTGACTGGGGAGCTGCTGACCATCTATGCAGCCCTGCCCTATGTCCAGAAGACAGGCCTGTACTCTGTCACCCTGCCCAACAAATACAACTTCTCCTTCGATTACCACACCTTTCTCATCCTGACCATGGTCTCCTACATCCCTC TCTTCCCCCAGCTGTATTTCCACATGATGCGACAGAGAAAGAAAGTTTTGGGACACGTGGAGGAGTACAGCAAAGTGGAATGA